One Lepus europaeus isolate LE1 chromosome 4, mLepTim1.pri, whole genome shotgun sequence genomic window, acctttctctctgtctctccctctcactgtctgtaactctacctctcaaataaataaataaaatatttttaaaaataaataaaaataaaaataaagatcacTTTTCAAACAACTCTATCAATTCAAATCTCTGGAAACTTAACTACCAAATTATAATTTCTCATAGAATGTTTCTGCAATGGACTCTTTATGTGACATTTTCTGTATGTCTGAAAGTTTGGCaaacaaaatatattcatttaatatttgtgTAACTTCAGAATTAAATACAGGAAATATAATGCAACATTATCCTCTCAGGTAAATGACCAGCAAATACACGAATTCTATGTCAAATATATACCAGTTGGTCTGCAAAACTCCTAAACAATATATTTACTGCCCACTCTATTACTCAACCCTTAGAGAATGATCAGCACTCAACTTGCACTGACTGCACATTGGGAAGAGAGTACTTTTCCACTTTTGAGAAACTGGTATGGAGaatttcctttattattatttttcatatgcTGCTCTCATTTACTTTCAGGAAGATGTGTATTAGCATTTCCACAGCCTAGGCTtgatttttagaaacattttgcacacctttttcttgatcttttaaacatttcttaaacTGGCTTTTGCATATTTCTTCTATTGTAAGCTAtcttatatattttacaaaagaaaatttggACACACAAATTTTTATATATCCTTAGGAAATCTGGGGGATTTTAAAAAGCTTAGTCATAATGCTGAACTTAGCCTTAGGCATTGGTAGGATTCAGGGAGATAAAAAGCAAAGGGTGAGAGAATGTGTTTCCGCAGCGGGTCTTCCTATcccttgtttaaaatttatttaaaagacatttacagagagagagagaatcttccctcgaGTTCACCCCCTAAAGGGCCACCACAATGGAGTCAGGAGAAAAGAACCCTACGGGATCTCCCGGTGGGGCAGCAGGGGTCTAAGTTCAGGCCTTCTTCTGTTACCTTCCCcggagcaagagcaggaagctggctgggaagagaagcagcaggagtcCACCTGTGCTGGAATCAGACCTCAGTGTGACAGGCAGCCCCTTAACCTGCAGAGCCACAAAGTCAGGCCCCCTAGGCGGGTCTTCTAAATAACAATTCCTGTAGTATTAAGCGTCCCAAACTCTGGGGACTCAGGGTCTACAGCACGAAGGAATCTGTCCTGACAATGAAAGTGCTTCAACAAAGAAACTGTGTAACTATACTTGTAGTTAATGACCTTAAAACTATTCTGTGTcattgtaacccaaaagctgtaatttggaaatttatattcattaattaaaggtttaataaatgaaaaaaaaaaaactattctgtgTATTACCTGCTTGAATCCTAGCAACGAAAAGGAGCCTTTGCCTACATGTAATTGCCCAGGTCTCCACATCTGGCTATGAGATACAAAGTAAAAACTAACCTGCAGATACAGCAGTATTTGACCACGTTGAGATCTTGAGTTAAACACGACCAACAGTAAATAGaatcaaagcaatttttaaaagtattctatGATTTAAATCAAGGAATATGAAAATCTGCCCCTATATTTTATGTTTCCTAGTTCCAGTCAAGATGAAATTCTGATTTAAAAGAATACCTACAACAAACACATGGTTTCAATGTTAGTGAACACCTGGAATATCTactattttaaattacattaaaaaccTGGATACACAAGTTATATCTAAAAACGAAATTGAAACCCAGAACTGGGAAGTTGGACTTACGTTACCGGAAAGATCCGAGTTTGCTTGTGGATGTTCACCTCTCTCAGACGTATTTACACCGGGAGACAAGCCGGGGCTGAAGGCCATGAGGTCGGCCTTGGGCGCGCCCTCGCCGCCGCTCACCCGCTGCCGCCTCCGCTGCGAGCACGACCAGCTCCCCACCGCGCTCGCGCACACCAGCGCTGGCTGCCCCGGCCCGCACGCGCCCTCCGCGGCCGGCGCCCAGCACCGCAGCGCCGTCCACACCACCAGCGTCAGCACCAGCAGGCTGCTCACGGCGCAGATGGCCACGATCAGGGACGCGTTCACGTCCAGCAGCGCCGCCGCGCCgcccgccgcagccgccgccgccgcacccGCCCGCGACGAGGACgccacccccgccgccgccgccggcgcctGCCCGCCGTCCACCAGCGACAGCAgcaccgtggccgtggccgtcaGCGCGGGCTCGCCGTGGTCCttcaccagcaccagcagccgcTGGCGCGCCAAGTCCGCCTCGTCCAGGCTGCGCGTCGTGCTGATCTCGCCCGTGTACAGCCCCACGCGGAACGGGAgccgcgccccgcccgccgcAGCCGACGCCGCCCCATTCGCATTCGCATTGGGCGCCGCCTGCAGCTCGTACGACAGCCACGCGTTGTAGCCGGCGTCCGCGTCCACCGCGCGCACCTTCGCCACCACGTGGCCCGCGCCCGCCGACCGCGACACCCACACCGGCACCGCCTCGCTCGCCggcccgcccgcgccccgcggCAGCACCCACGGCGCGTGGTCGTTCTCGTCCAGCACGAACACCTGCAGCGTCACGTTGCTGCCCAGCGCCGGCACGCCCGCGTCGCGCGCGCTCACCTCGAAgcgcagcagctccagctcctcgcgGTCCAGCGGCTGCAGCGCGTGCACGCGCCCGCTCTCCGCGTGCACCGACACGTAGCTCGACAGCAGGCGCTCGCCCACGCGCCGCTCCACCAGCGAGTACGACACGCGCGCGTTCTCCCGCGCGTCCGCGTCGCGCGCCGACACCGTCACCAGGTGGCAGCCCGGCGCGTTGTTCTCCCTCACGAACACCGTGTACTCGGCCTGCGCGAACGCGGGCGCGTTGTCGTTCACGTCCGCCACCTCCACCCACACGCTGGCCGACGCCCGCAGCGCCGGCGAGCCCGCGTCGCGCGCCGTCACCACCACGCCGTAGCCCGACACCAGCTCGCGGTCCAGCCCGCTCTCCAGCACCAGCGAGTAGTAGTTCCTGAAGGTCGACAGCAGCCGGAAGGGCACGTCGGGCGTCAGGGCGCAGCTCACCTGCCCGTTGGCGCCCGAGTCGCGGTCGGACACGCTGACCAGGGCGACCACCGTGCCCACGGGAGCGTCCTCGCGGATGGGCATCGACGGTGAGGTGACCACCAGTTCCGGGGCGTTGTCGTTTACGTCCAGCACTTTCACCAGCACCTTGCAGTGATTCGACATCGGAGGGCTTCCTTTATCAAATGCGTTGACCTGGATTTCGTAGGATGTTGCTTCTTCATAATCCAGTGCACCAGTTAGCCTAATTTCTCCCGAGCCGGGATCAATGGCGAATGTTTCTTGAACGTGAGGAGAAACGTCACcgccaaaggaaaagacaagcTCGCCATTGACGCCTTCGTCGGCGTCGGAGGCGTTCAGCGTGGTCACTAACGTCCCGTTTGCGGTCGTCTCCGGGAGGTGGACTCTGTACACGGCCTGCTGAAACCGCGGCGCGTTGTCGTTCACGTCCAGCACGGTGACCAGCAGCTGCACTGAGCCTTTCCGCTCTGGTTTGCCCCCGTCAGTAGCTGTCAGTAACAAATGATGTTCTGGGGTTTCCTCCCTATCCAGAGACTTCTTAAGCACAAGCGAAAGAGATTTACTCAGTTCCTCGCTTGCCTGTACTTCCAGAGAGAAGTAATCGCTGGGGCTGAGCGCGTACGTCAGGAGGGCGTTGGCGCCAACGTCCGCATCCGCGGCGCCCTCTAGCGGAAACCGCGACTCCAGCAGCCTGGATTCGGGAATAAAAAtcctttgctccctggctctgaaCACGGGCGGGTTGTCGTTGACgtccctcacctccacctccacgtgGAACACCTGCAGCGGCcgctccaccaccacctccaggtGCACGCTGCACTCCGCGCTCCGCCCGCACAGCGCCTCGCGGTCCATCCGCGCGTTCACGAACAGGATGCCGTTCTGCACGTTCACCTCCAGCAGGTCCCCGCCGGCCCTGGACGCCACCCGGAACAGGCGCGGCACCAGCTCGGCCAGCGGCAGCCCCAGGTCCTGCGCCAGGCGGCCCACGAACGTGCCGTGCTGGGCCTCCTCGGGGACCGAGTAGCGCAGCTGGGCGCTGCCCGCCCGCCAGGCTgccagcagcaggagccagggcagcagGCGCCGGGCTCCTGGGCCTCCTCGGCGGAAAAACAGCATCCTAAAAGCACACCCTTCGAGCCACAGTCACCTTACTTCAATATCATCCTGCTTTTACTCCATATTTCCGATATTTATCTCCTTACCGGTTTGGTCTTCTCCAGGGCGGTGACAAAATGGAGCTTCTTCCTTTAGTTTCTAGCGATCAGTACATTTCCACGGAGAAGACTTTGTGGTGTACAGCGACACCATGTGGCTAACGTGTAATTTCGATACATTTACTGACCTTATACAATCTATATTATTTTGCAGTTTACTCAATGCaatctttttcatgtttctgtctTTTAAAGACCCAGGGAATATGTAtgtcaatatttttctttatctgttgtCACAAAGACATTACAGTTGAATTTGGAAAAATTCAGGTGTGCTTAAATAACCTCTGATtgcatcattttatttaaaactacTTATCAGATCACACTTTTTATTATTAGACACTTGAAATGGAAAGCTGaagctttaaaatacatatttagacCACTAAAGTTCACCTTATTCTATGGTATTTTGGGTATttgtgggatttttaaaatttactaaatttgtttgaaacagagtgacagaggaagatctcctacctgc contains:
- the LOC133758797 gene encoding protocadherin alpha-1-like, which translates into the protein MLFFRRGGPGARRLLPWLLLLAAWRAGSAQLRYSVPEEAQHGTFVGRLAQDLGLPLAELVPRLFRVASRAGGDLLEVNVQNGILFVNARMDREALCGRSAECSVHLEVVVERPLQVFHVEVEVRDVNDNPPVFRAREQRIFIPESRLLESRFPLEGAADADVGANALLTYALSPSDYFSLEVQASEELSKSLSLVLKKSLDREETPEHHLLLTATDGGKPERKGSVQLLVTVLDVNDNAPRFQQAVYRVHLPETTANGTLVTTLNASDADEGVNGELVFSFGGDVSPHVQETFAIDPGSGEIRLTGALDYEEATSYEIQVNAFDKGSPPMSNHCKVLVKVLDVNDNAPELVVTSPSMPIREDAPVGTVVALVSVSDRDSGANGQVSCALTPDVPFRLLSTFRNYYSLVLESGLDRELVSGYGVVVTARDAGSPALRASASVWVEVADVNDNAPAFAQAEYTVFVRENNAPGCHLVTVSARDADARENARVSYSLVERRVGERLLSSYVSVHAESGRVHALQPLDREELELLRFEVSARDAGVPALGSNVTLQVFVLDENDHAPWVLPRGAGGPASEAVPVWVSRSAGAGHVVAKVRAVDADAGYNAWLSYELQAAPNANANGAASAAAGGARLPFRVGLYTGEISTTRSLDEADLARQRLLVLVKDHGEPALTATATVLLSLVDGGQAPAAAAGVASSSRAGAAAAAAAGGAAALLDVNASLIVAICAVSSLLVLTLVVWTALRCWAPAAEGACGPGQPALVCASAVGSWSCSQRRRQRVSGGEGAPKADLMAFSPGLSPGVNTSERGEHPQANSDLSGNVSPTSQFWVSISFLDITCVSRFLM